One genomic segment of Rhizobium gallicum bv. gallicum R602sp includes these proteins:
- a CDS encoding glycoside hydrolase family 2 protein, whose product MQKRLADISGNTLQVEGWNLVLTDAGACASPSDLSLSAVIPAPVPGTVAEALEKAGLFDREHPHPLNDRDAWYLCRLVDANAGNAVLRLEGLATLCEVFLNGRKILKSESMFETHDLAVHLHGGDELALCFRALEPRLGKPGPRARWRPQMITPQGLRLARTTLLGHMPGWCPEIQAVGPWRPVSLLHPHEPIVRDLSLRPDLLEDGEGRLYASLSIEGYVSEVTLRCGDIEQAFERDSHGRCTAILKIPGVTPWWPHTHGIPHLHEVTLIIDDVEHPLGRTGFRRLAIDRGADGRDFGLLVNGERIFCRGAVWTTADIVRLPGGRDDYEPWLRLAAEADMNMVRIGGTMAYETPDFFRLCDEFGLLVWQDFMFANFDYPKGDKAWNAHVEAEVAQFLSTTRLSPSLAVACGGSEIHQQAAMLGLPERLWASPIVEEIIPAVARSVRPDVPYVVNSPFGGAMPFSPNQGVTHYYGVGAYMRPLDDSRRADVRFAAESLGFAHVPQARTLSRHLSVPPVQSPLWKERVPRDRGASWDFEDVRDHYLRELYGFESDRLRREDPDLYLALSQAVTGEVAEECYAEWRRQGSGCNGALVWTLQDLLPGPGWGVIDSTGEPKPTWYALRRAFRPVQVLFTDEGTNGLDVHVINESNVTLDLDLEVHCLRDGWQKVVSGKLGLPIEARAKRKIACTDLFGAFFDTTYAFRFGPPSHDVTVARLTAPETEALIAEAFYFPLGRTKAFHEAEITASVAQQDDHWFLELHSDRLAQSVQVDLEAYRAEDDWFHLPSGAMRRLRLHPRAGTSAETVPTGQIRALGSRRVVEV is encoded by the coding sequence ATGCAAAAGCGTTTGGCTGATATCAGCGGCAACACGCTGCAGGTCGAAGGGTGGAATCTGGTTCTGACGGATGCAGGCGCCTGCGCCTCGCCTTCGGACCTGTCGCTTTCGGCCGTCATCCCGGCGCCGGTGCCGGGCACTGTGGCGGAAGCGCTGGAAAAGGCCGGGCTCTTCGACCGGGAACATCCGCATCCGTTGAACGACCGCGATGCCTGGTATCTCTGCCGGTTGGTCGATGCCAATGCCGGCAATGCCGTCTTGCGGCTGGAAGGTCTGGCAACGCTCTGCGAAGTCTTCCTGAACGGCCGGAAAATTCTCAAATCCGAGAGCATGTTCGAAACGCATGATCTTGCCGTTCACCTGCATGGCGGCGACGAACTGGCATTGTGCTTCCGGGCGCTGGAGCCGCGCCTTGGAAAACCCGGCCCGCGCGCCCGCTGGCGGCCACAGATGATCACGCCGCAGGGATTGCGGCTGGCGCGCACAACGCTGCTTGGCCATATGCCTGGCTGGTGCCCGGAAATACAGGCGGTCGGACCCTGGCGGCCGGTGTCGCTGCTGCATCCGCATGAGCCCATCGTTCGCGACCTTTCGTTGCGGCCTGATCTGCTGGAGGATGGAGAGGGACGGCTTTATGCCTCGCTTTCGATCGAAGGGTATGTCAGCGAGGTTACCCTTCGCTGCGGCGATATCGAGCAGGCCTTCGAGCGGGACAGCCACGGCCGCTGCACGGCGATTCTTAAGATCCCTGGCGTGACGCCATGGTGGCCGCACACGCATGGAATACCGCATCTCCATGAGGTCACGCTGATCATCGATGACGTCGAGCATCCGCTCGGACGCACCGGCTTTCGCCGGCTGGCAATCGATCGCGGCGCCGATGGCCGGGATTTCGGCCTCCTGGTCAACGGCGAACGCATCTTCTGCCGTGGCGCGGTCTGGACCACGGCCGATATCGTGCGGCTGCCCGGCGGCCGCGACGATTATGAGCCGTGGCTGCGACTGGCGGCGGAGGCCGACATGAACATGGTTCGCATCGGCGGCACCATGGCCTATGAGACGCCGGATTTCTTTCGCCTCTGCGACGAGTTCGGCCTGCTGGTCTGGCAGGATTTCATGTTCGCCAATTTCGACTATCCGAAAGGCGATAAGGCTTGGAACGCCCATGTCGAGGCGGAAGTGGCGCAGTTTCTTTCCACCACGCGGCTGTCGCCATCACTCGCCGTCGCTTGCGGCGGCAGCGAAATCCATCAGCAGGCTGCGATGCTCGGCCTGCCGGAGCGATTGTGGGCGAGCCCGATCGTGGAGGAGATCATACCGGCGGTTGCCCGATCGGTTCGGCCGGATGTCCCCTATGTCGTCAATTCGCCCTTCGGCGGCGCCATGCCGTTTTCTCCGAATCAAGGGGTGACGCATTATTACGGCGTCGGAGCCTATATGCGTCCTCTCGATGACTCACGCCGCGCTGATGTCCGCTTTGCTGCGGAAAGCTTGGGTTTCGCGCATGTACCACAGGCCCGGACGCTGTCGCGGCATCTGTCGGTTCCTCCAGTCCAAAGCCCGCTATGGAAGGAGCGTGTGCCGCGCGATCGTGGCGCCTCCTGGGATTTCGAGGATGTGCGCGATCATTATCTCCGCGAGCTCTATGGTTTCGAGTCGGACCGGCTGCGGCGGGAGGATCCCGATCTCTATCTTGCTCTGTCGCAGGCGGTCACCGGCGAAGTCGCGGAAGAGTGTTATGCCGAGTGGCGGCGGCAGGGTTCGGGCTGCAACGGCGCGCTGGTCTGGACGCTGCAGGATTTATTGCCTGGCCCCGGCTGGGGCGTGATCGATTCGACCGGGGAACCGAAGCCAACATGGTATGCGCTGCGCCGCGCCTTTCGGCCCGTGCAGGTGCTTTTCACCGACGAAGGCACCAACGGCCTCGATGTCCATGTGATCAACGAGAGCAATGTGACGCTCGACCTCGATCTCGAGGTCCACTGCCTGCGCGATGGCTGGCAAAAAGTGGTGAGCGGCAAGCTTGGCCTCCCGATCGAAGCCCGCGCCAAGCGCAAGATCGCCTGCACCGATCTCTTCGGCGCCTTCTTCGACACCACCTATGCCTTCCGCTTCGGCCCGCCGTCGCATGACGTCACGGTGGCGCGTCTCACAGCGCCCGAGACCGAGGCGCTGATCGCCGAAGCTTTCTATTTCCCCTTGGGCAGGACGAAAGCCTTTCATGAGGCCGAAATCACGGCTTCCGTCGCGCAGCAGGACGATCACTGGTTCCTTGAACTACACAGCGACCGGCTGGCACAATCGGTACAGGTCGATCTTGAAGCCTATCGGGCGGAGGACGATTGGTTCCACTTGCCGTCGGGTGCGATGCGGCGGCTGAGGCTTCATCCGAGAGCTGGAACGTCGGCGGAAACTGTTCCCACCGGTCAGATCAGAGCCCTGGGTAGCCGGCGAGTAGTCGAAGTCTGA
- a CDS encoding 1-aminocyclopropane-1-carboxylate deaminase — MLKKFERYPLTFGPTPIEKLDRLGKHLGGKMEIYAKREDCNSGLAFGGNKLRKLEYIIPAAIASKADTLVSIGGVQSNHTRMVAAVAAKIGMKCVLVQESWVPHEDAVYDRVGNILLSRIMGAEVWLVDEGFDIGIRGSWEAALDEVKSRGGRPYAIPAGASVHTLGGLGYVGFAEEVRAQEKQLGFAFDYIVVCTVTGSTQAGMVVGFARDGRQRNVIGIDASATPTKAKAQVLKIARHTATLVELGEEIDDDDVLLLEGYAYPSYGIPSEETKEAIRLCARLEGMIIDPVYEGKSMQGMIDLVQKGFFPEGSKVLYAHLGGAPAINGYSYTFRNG, encoded by the coding sequence TTGCTGAAAAAGTTCGAACGATACCCGCTCACCTTTGGACCTACGCCCATTGAGAAGCTCGACCGCCTCGGCAAGCATCTAGGGGGAAAGATGGAAATTTACGCCAAACGCGAGGACTGCAACTCCGGTCTCGCGTTCGGCGGAAATAAGCTTCGCAAGCTCGAATACATCATCCCTGCTGCGATCGCGTCGAAAGCCGATACGCTTGTCTCCATCGGCGGCGTGCAGTCCAACCACACGCGAATGGTCGCGGCGGTCGCCGCCAAGATCGGCATGAAATGCGTGCTTGTCCAAGAGAGCTGGGTACCACATGAAGATGCCGTTTACGACCGAGTCGGTAACATTCTCTTGAGCCGTATCATGGGAGCAGAGGTGTGGCTGGTCGATGAGGGCTTTGACATCGGCATCCGCGGCAGTTGGGAAGCGGCACTCGACGAGGTCAAGTCAAGAGGAGGTAGACCCTATGCAATACCAGCCGGGGCATCCGTTCACACATTGGGTGGTCTCGGCTACGTCGGCTTCGCGGAGGAAGTCCGTGCACAGGAGAAGCAGCTTGGATTTGCCTTCGACTATATCGTGGTTTGCACGGTGACGGGTTCGACGCAAGCCGGCATGGTGGTCGGGTTCGCCAGAGACGGGCGACAGCGCAACGTGATCGGGATCGATGCCTCCGCAACCCCCACCAAAGCCAAGGCGCAAGTGCTAAAAATTGCCCGGCATACTGCAACGCTCGTTGAGCTCGGCGAGGAAATCGACGACGACGACGTGCTTTTGCTCGAGGGATATGCGTATCCTAGTTACGGCATTCCGTCCGAGGAAACGAAGGAGGCCATCCGCTTGTGCGCGCGGCTGGAGGGCATGATCATCGATCCCGTCTACGAGGGCAAATCAATGCAAGGGATGATCGACCTCGTGCAGAAGGGCTTTTTTCCAGAGGGATCGAAGG